A stretch of the Amycolatopsis sp. BJA-103 genome encodes the following:
- a CDS encoding ABC transporter substrate-binding protein: MPSTPHTQTRTWRLAVLTGLAALVTAACGGGPDGAGGQEPAAPGAPAAIPDTTALIESVQKDSAVVLPAKYTQAGMLHLASNLQSAPNNFYAADGKTPIGYEVDLAKAIGKKLGVTVHHQDMAFGSLITSLQSGRVDLTMAAMNDTKTRQAQIDFVDYFSSGITIMVRKGNPDRISGPDTLCGKNVAVVQGTSHQKFAEEQNGKCTQGGKPALTVTATDSDTQNQNQLRTGRVAAILNDLPSAVYISRTAGEGKFFEVVPGEPLNGGPYGIGVNKENKPLAEAVQKALQSLIADGGYGKILQAWGVEQGAVKEAKLNGGS, from the coding sequence ATGCCGTCGACGCCGCACACCCAGACCCGAACCTGGCGCTTGGCCGTGCTCACCGGCCTGGCCGCACTCGTCACCGCGGCCTGCGGAGGCGGGCCCGACGGGGCAGGCGGCCAGGAACCCGCGGCACCGGGGGCGCCCGCCGCGATCCCGGACACGACCGCCCTGATCGAGTCCGTCCAGAAGGACTCCGCCGTCGTCCTGCCCGCGAAATACACGCAGGCCGGGATGCTGCACCTGGCGTCGAACCTGCAGTCGGCGCCCAACAACTTCTACGCCGCCGACGGCAAGACCCCGATCGGCTACGAGGTCGACCTCGCCAAGGCCATCGGCAAGAAGCTGGGCGTCACCGTGCACCACCAGGACATGGCGTTCGGTTCGCTGATCACGAGCCTCCAGTCCGGCCGCGTCGATCTCACGATGGCCGCGATGAACGACACCAAGACGCGTCAGGCGCAGATCGATTTCGTCGATTACTTCTCCTCCGGAATCACGATCATGGTCCGCAAGGGAAACCCCGACCGGATCTCCGGCCCGGACACCTTGTGCGGCAAGAACGTCGCGGTCGTGCAGGGCACGAGCCACCAGAAGTTCGCCGAAGAACAGAACGGCAAATGCACGCAGGGCGGCAAGCCCGCGCTGACCGTGACCGCGACGGACAGCGACACCCAGAACCAGAACCAGCTCCGCACCGGGCGGGTCGCCGCCATCCTCAACGACCTGCCCAGTGCGGTCTACATCTCGCGGACCGCGGGCGAGGGCAAGTTCTTCGAGGTCGTCCCCGGCGAGCCGCTCAACGGCGGGCCGTACGGCATCGGCGTCAACAAGGAGAACAAGCCGCTGGCCGAGGCCGTCCAGAAGGCGCTGCAGTCCCTGATCGCCGACGGCGGCTACGGCAAGATCCTCCAGGCCTGGGGCGTCGAGCAGGGCGCGGTCAAGGAGGCGAAGCTCAATGGCGGAAGCTGA
- a CDS encoding amino acid ABC transporter permease codes for MAEAEPLPIVRLRHWGRWVSAVVILVLLVLLGIALGNAQIQWDSVPEFLWYRVMAVGLLNTVLLAVIAQGSAIVIGIVIALMRRSANPVARWFAAGYIWLFRGLPVLLQILIWYNLALVFEFISIPLPFGGYLLHEQTNVLITAFTAALLGLALNESAYMAEIVRAGLNSVDSGQTEAAKSIGMSPGATLRRVVLPQAMRVIIPPTGNDFINMLKGTSMASVIGVTELIHAANNISSNNLLVMETLLAAAVWYMVVVTVAGVGQHYLERAFDSEDRSRSPFSRAAKALRTAPLVRSERG; via the coding sequence ATGGCGGAAGCTGAACCGCTGCCGATCGTCCGGCTGAGGCACTGGGGCCGCTGGGTCAGCGCCGTCGTCATCCTCGTGCTGCTGGTCCTGCTCGGGATCGCGCTCGGGAACGCCCAGATCCAGTGGGATTCCGTCCCGGAGTTCCTGTGGTACCGGGTGATGGCGGTCGGTCTGCTCAACACCGTGCTGCTCGCGGTGATCGCGCAGGGTTCGGCGATCGTCATCGGGATCGTGATCGCCCTGATGCGCCGGTCGGCGAATCCGGTGGCGCGCTGGTTCGCGGCAGGCTACATCTGGCTGTTCCGCGGACTTCCGGTGCTGCTGCAGATCCTGATCTGGTACAACCTGGCGCTGGTCTTCGAGTTCATCTCGATCCCGCTGCCGTTCGGCGGATACCTGCTGCACGAGCAGACCAACGTGCTGATCACCGCGTTCACCGCGGCGCTGCTCGGCTTGGCGCTCAACGAAAGCGCGTACATGGCGGAGATCGTCCGCGCCGGGCTGAACAGTGTCGACAGTGGACAGACGGAGGCGGCGAAGTCGATCGGGATGTCGCCCGGCGCGACGCTGCGCCGGGTGGTGCTGCCGCAGGCGATGCGGGTGATCATCCCGCCGACCGGCAACGACTTCATCAACATGCTCAAGGGGACGTCGATGGCGTCGGTGATCGGCGTGACCGAACTGATCCACGCCGCGAACAACATCTCGTCCAACAACCTGCTGGTGATGGAAACGCTGCTGGCCGCCGCGGTCTGGTACATGGTCGTGGTGACCGTCGCCGGGGTCGGGCAGCACTATCTGGAACGGGCCTTCGACTCCGAAGACCGGTCGCGAAGTCCGTTCTCCCGTGCCGCCAAGGCTTTGCGCACCGCGCCGCTGGTGAGGAGTGAACGTGGCTGA